The genomic region CGTGCCGCGCACGCTCGTCAATTCGACCTGCGCCTCCAGCACGTATAGCGCCGGCAGCGAGTCGGCGATGGGTGACCCGTTGGCGATGTTGCCGCCGATCGTGCCGGCGTTCTTCAATGGCGGGCTGGCGAAGCGGCCAAGCATGCGGCTGAACTCGGGGATCGTGTCGGCCGTCTGCCGTTCCAACGCCGTCCACGTAACGGCGGCGCCGATCGTGACGGCGTCGGCCGTCACGCGCGTCGTGCGCAGCTCGCGCAGGTGGCCGAGCACCAGCACTTCCATCGGATCGCGCCGGCCTTTGTTGATCTGCACGCCCAGATCCGTGCCGCCCGCGTATGGCAAGCAATCCGGCCGCTGTGCCTTGAACGCAGCCGCCTCGGCAAGCGTGGTGGGGATGAAGGCGATGCGCCCGTCGTCTCCGCGCAGTTCAACGGGTTCGCAACACGTGCGCTCGATGTCGGCGATGATCGACATCGGCGGATACAGTTCGTTCGCCCGCTTCACCTTTGCCGGGTCTACCGCCAAACCGGCGTTGATGATCGCTTCATACCCCGTGCAACGGCAGAGGTTGCCGACCAGCTCGCGGCGGATGATCGGTTCGCCGATCTTTTCGTGCGACTCGTACATCCCCGCCATTGCGACGACGAAGCCCGGCGTGCAGAAGCCGCACTGCGCGCCGTGACAGGCCACCATCGCCGTCTGCACCGGGTGCATCGCCTCCAGGCTGCGCAAGCCTTCGACGGTGATGACGTGCGCGCCGTCCAGTTGGTACAGGAACTGAATGCACGACGTGACGCCGTGGTAGACCAGTTGGCCCTCTTCCAGCCGGCCCAGCAGCACGCTGCACGAGCCGCAGTCGCCTTCGGCGCAGACGACCTTCGTGCCGGTGTGCCGCAGCTCGTAGCGCAGGTAATCCGACAGCGACCGAAACGCCCGCGCGCCGCGAATCTCGCGGCGAACGCCGTTCACGTACAACAACAGGTAATCGCGCATAGGGGTCGTGGGGCGGTCGGTCGGACCCCGCCAAGTATACGACTGTGTTGCCGCAGCTTCTAGCGGGGAAACCCGCGAGGCGGCTGGGGGTGCGATTCATGCGTGGATCAAAAGAAGGATGAACCGCGTAGCTCCGCGTCTCTGCGGTCGCCTTCAATCGCGCAACTGAGGCTGTCAATCCTCGTCTCGATCGAACGCTACAACGCCGCCAAGCGTGACGCGCGCGACGCGGCCTTCGAGCCTCGCAACGGCGGTGGCCACGTCGACTTTGATGGAGGACATTGCGTGGCCGGTGGACAGGCCCGCCAGTTCCAACGCGCTGTAGGCGTCCATCATGTGATCGACGGCTGCGCGATAACCCAGCAGCGTGTCGCGAATGACCTCATCGGCGCTCATCGCGACAGTGACTGGCGCGAACGTGTCCACCTCGATGAACGACACCGGCTCGCCCGCAGCGAACGCGGCGGGGCGGGGCGAGCGCTGCATGACGGCATCGGCGCCAAGCGTCACGCGGAACAGCGCCTCGCTTGGGGTGGCACGGGTCGACCGCCCTTCGTGGACGCGGAGGAACTGGGCCATCTCCGCGAGCAGCGAGGTCGTGGGCGACGCGCCGACGTCGGTGCAGATGGCGTACGGAATGTTTCGTTCGGCGATGCGGTCCAGCGGGGCGATGCCGGAACCCAGCAGCGCGTTCGACGTGGGGCAGTGGGCCACGAACGCGCCGGCGGCGGCGATCTGGTCAAACTCGGTCGGCGACATGTGAACGCAGTGCGCCAGGATCGGCGCATGAGACAGCAGGCCGTCGACGGCATACACGTTAGTGTACGTGCCGTGCTGCGGGTACAGGAACCGCTCGACGAAGGCCTTCTCGCCGATCTGCTCGTTCAGGTGCGTCTGCATGCGCAGCCCGTGCTTGGCCGCCGTTGCCACGGCACGGCGGCGCAACGGTGAACTTACGGCGACGGCGAAGCGATCGGTCACGATGAACCGCTGGCCGAACTCGGCCGCGAGCACGTCCAGATCGTGGTCGACGGTGGCCTCGTCGGTGCGCAGGTAGGAGGGGCAGTTTTGGTTCATCAGGACCATGCCGACCGACCAACTCGGCGGCAGAATCTCCAACGCGATGCGAGTTGCAGCAGGACTTACGGTCATGTACGCCGCGCCACCGGTCACGCCTTGGGCCAGCGTGTCCTGCAGAAACCGCCACGTCACCCGCTCGGCATGCGCAGCATCGTCACACTCGGCCTCGGCGGGGAAGACGTTGCGTTCCAGCCCGGCCAGCAGCCGCCCATGCGGCGTGTCGTCGGTCACGCCGTCCAGAAAGTGTCCGCGGATCGGGTGTTGTGGGATGTGGATGTGACAGTCGGTCAACGGCGGAAGGATGAGGCCGTTGCTCTGCCGTATGTTCAGGTTCGCGTGAATCGCGGCCATGTACGGGCCGACGTAGTCGATCGCCGTGCCATCCCGCGAAGCGACGAGGATGCCGTCGGCGATGAAGTCGACGCTGCCGTCGGACTGAGGGTTGAGGATGGGCCCACGGATGGCGAACAACGGCATAGGTGCTCTCTGGTCCCTCTCCCGCATGCTTCGGGAGAGCCTAGGTGAGGGTGCATTCTGAACTGGCTGGTGGGGCCGTGTGCAGTTTCAGAATCACCCCCACCCTAACCCTCCCCCGGAGTACCGGGAGAGGGGACTAGTCTACGTCATTATGGGCCTCACCAACCGACCCATCGGCCCGCCGACGATCTTTCCATCAAGGAACACGGTCTGCCCACGCAAAATCGTCCGCCTGATGCGACCGCGGAACGTGCGGCCGACGTAGGGACTGAGCTTGTGACGGTCCAGCAGTTCCTCTCGCTTCAACTCGTACGTTTCGTTCAGGTCGACCAACGTCAGATCCGCATCGCACTGCAACGCGATGACGCCTTTACCAGCGATGCCGAAGCGCTCGGCGGCGGCGGTGGCCGTGTACCGTGCGACGAGATTCAGTGGCAATTGATGATCGAGGCTGAACATTGCCGGCAAGGTTGATTGGACACCCGCGATGCCGCCCCAGATGGCGAAGAAATCGTTGCCCTGTTTCATCGACGGCGGCGCCGGTGAATGGTCTGACGCCACGAAGCTGATCTCGCCCGTGTGCAGCAATAACTGAAGGTGCTCGATGTCCCACTTCCTGCGACGTAGCGGCGGCGCGCACTTGGCGATGGCGCCGAGCGTTGCTAGATCATCTTCGGTCAACAGGAGGTAATGCGGGCACGTCTCGTACGTGACATCATGGCCCCCATTGGCGTGCGCCGCCCACGCGCCCTCGGAACTGCTCACGTGAACGATGTGCAGTTTGCAACCGGCCTCCCCGGCCAGGGTGCACGCTCGCCGTATTGCTTCCACCTCTGCTACTACAGGACGCGACGCGAGATAGTCGGCGATGCCGGTGTTGCCGCGTCGGATCGCCTCGGCAGCCAGGCCGCTGGTGATCGTGTCGTTCTCCGCATGAACGGCGACCACGAGGCCGCGCCGTGCCGCGATCTGCATGCCGCGATACAACGTCAAATCATCCGCAGCGGGAAACTCGGCGATGCCGCTATTGGACATGAACGCTTTGAACCCCACCACGCCGCGGTCGGCCAGTTCGTCGAGCTTGTCGATGTTGTTCGGCGTCAGCCCGCCCCAGAGCGCGAAATCGGTGAATGCCTTGCCGGTGGACGCCGCCACCTTCGCGTCGAAGGTCGCGCCATCCAACACGGGCGGCGACGAGTTCAGCGGCATGTCGAAGTACAGCGTGCCGCCGCCCGCGGCCAGGGCGCTGCTGCCGGTGGTGACGCCTTCCCAGTCGGTTCGGCCGGGCTCGTTGAAATGGACGTGCGGGTCGATCACGCCCGGGAAGACGTGCAGGCCGGTCGCGTCGATCGCTTCGTTGGCAGGGCCGGTGATGGTGGCGGAGATATCAACGATCTGCCCGTTCTCGATAGCGACGTCGGCCTGCTGCACGCCGTGGGGCGTCACGACCTGTCCACCGCGAATGAGGAGATCGAATGGCATACCCGTTACCGACTAGCTCCCGCGATACGTTGAGTATGCCCACGGCGACACGAGCAGCGGCACGTGATAACTCCGCGTGGCGTCGTCGACGACGAAGACGACGGGCACCTTGTCTAAAAACTTCTTCGCATCGGGATGGCCGCGCTCGGCGAAGTAGTCGCCGACGTGGAACAGCAGCTTGTAGCAGCCGGCGCTGAATCGCTCGGCGTCCAGTAGGGGGCCATCGGTGCGGCCGTCAGCGTTGGTGACGAGGCTCTTCATCGGCACGTCGGCCTGCGTCTCGACCCAGAACAGTTGGATGCGTAGCCCTGCGGCGGGGGCGCCGGTGGCGGTGTCGAGCACGTGCGTGGAGAGTTTGGCTGCCATCGTCCTACTTTCGCGTAATCGTGCCGGTAATCAACCCGTGCGGCTCATCCGTCGCCACGTAAATGTCGTTGTCGAACTTCAGTCCGAACGGTTCCAGATTGAACGGAATGCGATGCAGGTTGGGCAGCGTGAACGAGATCTGCTCGATCGCGTCGCTGGCCGCCAGCGCGGCGTCGCCCATGTCCATGAGGGTCTGCTGCACGCCCAGGCTGTGCGTGGTGGCGAACGTTGTCACGATCGCCTTGTTGATGGCCTCGCACGCGGCGTTGTAGTCGACGCCGACCGTGGTGTAGTTCCATTCCGCGCTCACCTTGGTAGCCATAATGCGGTCGCGCGTGTCCTTCAACGTGCGGTAGCGGTCGGTGACGAAATCGCGCCATTCCGATGCGGTCGTCTTCAGCACGATCAGGTCATGAATGCCACCGACGACGCTGGCGCTGCCACCGCGCACCAGCGTTGCGCGCGCAAGCCGTTTCTGCGGCCCCGCTACGGTAAAGGCGTGGTCGTGCGGCCGGCCGTCGACGGAGATGCGTTCGTAAGTGGCCTGCTGTAACTCGACCGTTGCGCTCGACACCTGTGGGTACGTCTTTACGAAGTGCTCGGACAGCATCATCGCGAACTGTTCAACGCTGGTGAAGGCGTGTTCCTTGGCCAGCACGTAAACGGTGTTTTTGATCGAATCGGTCGCGACCACGTCGCGGTTATCGCCGGCGGTGTAGGCGGCGCCGAAGTCGCCCTGCAGTTGAATGGCGGCGTCGATCTCGAAGAGCTCGTGAACCGGGCCGTTGCGGACGACCTTAGTCAGGCGCACGCGGGACTTGCCGTAGGAGTTGAAGCCAAGTGTGGGCATAGGACGGTTACTCGTGGTCGGTCAATTTATCTGCTAAACGCAGCCGGGCGATCTTGGCAATTTCGGCCAGGGCCGTCTGGATTTCCTGAGCACGGTCCTTCGCCAGCCGTTGGGGAAAGGCGGCGAGGATGGCGGCTTTCTTGTTCTCGCGGGCGCAGATGACGAACGGGAAGCCGAACGTCTCGCGATAAGCCGTGTTGTAGCGGTCGAAGGCGGCGATCTCGTCGTCGTTAAGCTGCGTTAGCCCCGCGGCCGCTTGTTCGCCGGTGCTTTCGCGGGTGAGCTGGCCCTCGCGCGCCAGCCGGCCGACGAGGTCGGGGTGGGCCGCGATCAGGGCGATCTGCTCGTCGACCGATGCGGCGTACATCGTCGCAACCAACGCGGCGTGTAACGCGTCGATGCTTACGAACGGCCGCTGGCCCGCGGTGCGCTGGGCGATCCACGGCGAATGCTCGAAGAGCGGCCCGCATACCGCGATGAAATCGCTGGTGGTCGCGGCATTGAGGTTGGCGAGCGATGTCTTCATCTTCACGTGGCATGGGCGTCTCGACCATGCATGCTATGAGGCCAAACGGTTCATTATATGGCTTCCCGCCTGGTCCGCGCAACGGCCAACTGAATCAAATCTTTCATTCCATTCCACACGCATGGGCGAGACGCCCATGCCACAGTCGGAGCGGCCGCGATTACGTTTCGACCGCCGCCGCCAGTATGCGCGCCGCCAGGGCGATGTCCTCGATCCGGCTGAACTCCGCGGGGTTGTGGCTGATGCCCCCTTCGCTTGCGACGAAAAGCATTGCGGTCGGCACGATCGGCGCGAGGATGGCGGCGTCGTGCAGCGCGCCGCTGGTGACGGCCGGCAACTGGTCCAGACCCACTTTGCTGGCAGCAGATTGCAGTGCGGTGCAGACGGTGTCGTCCATCGGAATGGCCGGCAGCGATTCGGTACAACGCACCGCGCACTGCACGCCGCGGCGTGCGACGACGTCGCTGAAGACGCGCACGACGCGCTCGTCAGCCTCACTGAGCATGGCGGACGAGCGGGCGCGAAGATCGACGGTAAACGCGACCTCGCCGGGGATCACGTTGATCGCGTTGGGCTTGGGCCAGACTTGACCGACGGTGACTACCGTGCCCGCGGCCCGGCCGGCAAGCTCGTGGCCGAGCGACTCGAGCGCGATGATGCATTCCGCCATGGCCACCAGCGCGTCGCACCGGTCGTCCATCGCGGTCGATCCGGCGTGGTTGGCCGTGCCGATCACGCTGCCCGCGTACTGCCGCCGCCCGTTGATCGCGGTGACGAGCGCGACCGGCACGTTCGCGTTCCCCATCGATTGACCCTGCTCGGCGTGAACTTCGATTAAGCCGCGATAGGTACCGGCCCTTAGACGTTCTGCGGCCAGCCGGTCGGGATTAACGCCGTGCGCCGCGCCGGCTTCAAGATAGTTCTGCCCATCCCGATTTCGCACCGCCGCCAGCTTGTCGATAGATAGCGTGCCGGCCCAAGCGTGGCTGCCGAGCATGCCGAGGTTGAAGGTGGTGCCTTCCTCTTCGGCGAAGATGATCAGCTCCAACGGTAGGTCATGTCGGCCTGCTTCGTGAGCCGCCCGCAGCACTTCCAGCGGCACGACGATGCCCATCACGCCGTCGTACTTGCCACCGGTGGGAACCGAATCGATATGCGACCCGCTTAGCCAGGTCGGCTGGATCCAATCGATGTCCACCGGCCGCGCGTGCACGTTGCCCGCGGCGTCGATGCGCACCTTGCAGCCGGCCGCGGTGGCCTGCGCGATCACGTAATCCCGCGCCGCGACCCAGGGCGGCGAAAACGTGGGGCGGCTATAGCCAACGTCCGGCAGACTCTCCGAGAACGCCGCGATGGCGTCGATATCGGCGAGGATGCGATCGGGACGAATGGGCATTATCGTCCCCTCTCCCGGTACTCCGGGAGAGGGCTAGGGTGAGGGTGATTTCGAGCTGCTAGTTGCTTGCACTCGCGCAGGATTTCTTCCAGAACCGCATCGAGATAAAGGGCAACATCGACGTTCAGGAAACGCATCACGTGACAGCCGTCCCGCTCCAATCGCTTCGTTCGCTGTTCGTCATACTCAGTAGTTGAAAGATGAGACGTCCCATCCAGTTCGATCACCAAGCTCAGCTCGGCGCAAAAGAAGTCGGCGACGAATGGCGCGATCGGGTGTTGTCGTCGGAACTTGTATCCACCAAGGCGACGGTTCCGCAGGAACCACCACAGTTTGGCCTCGATCGGCGCAGCCTCGTGCCGCATCGCGCGGGCGCGGGTTAGCGTTTCGGCGGGGATGAGGCGGGTGGTGGACATTATCGTGCTGCTGGCGTTGTTTGTGGTTCGAAATCACCCTCACCCTGGCCCTCTCCCGGAGTACCGGGAGAGGGAATCAGGCGCCGAACTTCTCGCGCCAGATGATGCCCGTCTTTTCCATCGTGCTGTTGGCGGCGGTGCGGCGCATGCGGTGCAGGGTGGGCATGCCGAGGGCGAACTCGTTCATCCACTCCTTCGCGAACTCGCCGCGTTCGGTTTCGGCGAAGATCTTGCGGATCTCGGCCTCGTTGATCACCCGCGGGCCACGCGTGCGCACGGCGTACTCACACGTTCGGCTGCTGCGACGGCTGATGTATTCCTCGATGCCCACCTCGTCCATCACGTCGATCACGCTGCGCAGACTGCGGATCGCCTTGGCGTAGGCGAAGCTGGCGGGGTAGCCGTTGTCGACCATGGTGTTGAAGCAAGCCCGCATAAGCGCGATCGCGCCGCCGTAGAGGATCTGTTCTTCGAAGTTGTCGCCTTCGGTCTCATGTTGAAACGACAGCTCGACCACGCCCGCGCGCGTGCTGCCGACCGCTTTGCTGATGGCGAAGGCGATCTCGCGCGCATCGCCGGTGGCGTCGTGGTCGACCCCCACGCAGCCGTAGACGCCCTCGCCCTTCAGGAACTTCTCGCGCACGAACTTGCCCGGCGCGTTTGGCACGAACAGCACGCAGTTCACGTCCCGCGGCGGCACGATCTGCCCGTACAACACGCTGAAGCCATGGCAGAAGCAAAGCGTCTGTCCGGCCCGCAGGTTCGGGGCGATGTCTTTCTTGTAAATGGGTGGCTGAACTGGGTCGGCCAGTTCGAT from Tepidisphaeraceae bacterium harbors:
- the ilvC gene encoding ketol-acid reductoisomerase; its protein translation is MEKIYRDEDVNWDVLKGKTIAVLGYGIQGKAQAANTRESGFKVIIGSGSSLAEAKQDGFDAYPIGEAVAKADIILIELADPVQPPIYKKDIAPNLRAGQTLCFCHGFSVLYGQIVPPRDVNCVLFVPNAPGKFVREKFLKGEGVYGCVGVDHDATGDAREIAFAISKAVGSTRAGVVELSFQHETEGDNFEEQILYGGAIALMRACFNTMVDNGYPASFAYAKAIRSLRSVIDVMDEVGIEEYISRRSSRTCEYAVRTRGPRVINEAEIRKIFAETERGEFAKEWMNEFALGMPTLHRMRRTAANSTMEKTGIIWREKFGA
- the uraD gene encoding 2-oxo-4-hydroxy-4-carboxy-5-ureidoimidazoline decarboxylase; translation: MKTSLANLNAATTSDFIAVCGPLFEHSPWIAQRTAGQRPFVSIDALHAALVATMYAASVDEQIALIAAHPDLVGRLAREGQLTRESTGEQAAAGLTQLNDDEIAAFDRYNTAYRETFGFPFVICARENKKAAILAAFPQRLAKDRAQEIQTALAEIAKIARLRLADKLTDHE
- a CDS encoding endonuclease domain-containing protein — protein: MSTTRLIPAETLTRARAMRHEAAPIEAKLWWFLRNRRLGGYKFRRQHPIAPFVADFFCAELSLVIELDGTSHLSTTEYDEQRTKRLERDGCHVMRFLNVDVALYLDAVLEEILRECKQLAARNHPHPSPLPEYRERGR
- the pucL gene encoding urate oxidase, with the translated sequence MPTLGFNSYGKSRVRLTKVVRNGPVHELFEIDAAIQLQGDFGAAYTAGDNRDVVATDSIKNTVYVLAKEHAFTSVEQFAMMLSEHFVKTYPQVSSATVELQQATYERISVDGRPHDHAFTVAGPQKRLARATLVRGGSASVVGGIHDLIVLKTTASEWRDFVTDRYRTLKDTRDRIMATKVSAEWNYTTVGVDYNAACEAINKAIVTTFATTHSLGVQQTLMDMGDAALAASDAIEQISFTLPNLHRIPFNLEPFGLKFDNDIYVATDEPHGLITGTITRK
- a CDS encoding FAD binding domain-containing protein — translated: MRDYLLLYVNGVRREIRGARAFRSLSDYLRYELRHTGTKVVCAEGDCGSCSVLLGRLEEGQLVYHGVTSCIQFLYQLDGAHVITVEGLRSLEAMHPVQTAMVACHGAQCGFCTPGFVVAMAGMYESHEKIGEPIIRRELVGNLCRCTGYEAIINAGLAVDPAKVKRANELYPPMSIIADIERTCCEPVELRGDDGRIAFIPTTLAEAAAFKAQRPDCLPYAGGTDLGVQINKGRRDPMEVLVLGHLRELRTTRVTADAVTIGAAVTWTALERQTADTIPEFSRMLGRFASPPLKNAGTIGGNIANGSPIADSLPALYVLEAQVELTSVRGTRTVAMTGFFTSYKRSVMAADELISRVIIPRPAEGQTLKLYKISKRHDLDISTFTAAFLLERDGDHIASIRIAYGGVAGTVLRLPEVEAWLAGQPISEDTFIEAGERAATAITPLSDVRGSAAYRSRLAANIFVKLYHDLTEQSAAVEVR
- a CDS encoding Zn-dependent hydrolase, with translation MPIRPDRILADIDAIAAFSESLPDVGYSRPTFSPPWVAARDYVIAQATAAGCKVRIDAAGNVHARPVDIDWIQPTWLSGSHIDSVPTGGKYDGVMGIVVPLEVLRAAHEAGRHDLPLELIIFAEEEGTTFNLGMLGSHAWAGTLSIDKLAAVRNRDGQNYLEAGAAHGVNPDRLAAERLRAGTYRGLIEVHAEQGQSMGNANVPVALVTAINGRRQYAGSVIGTANHAGSTAMDDRCDALVAMAECIIALESLGHELAGRAAGTVVTVGQVWPKPNAINVIPGEVAFTVDLRARSSAMLSEADERVVRVFSDVVARRGVQCAVRCTESLPAIPMDDTVCTALQSAASKVGLDQLPAVTSGALHDAAILAPIVPTAMLFVASEGGISHNPAEFSRIEDIALAARILAAAVET
- a CDS encoding amidohydrolase family protein, whose product is MPLFAIRGPILNPQSDGSVDFIADGILVASRDGTAIDYVGPYMAAIHANLNIRQSNGLILPPLTDCHIHIPQHPIRGHFLDGVTDDTPHGRLLAGLERNVFPAEAECDDAAHAERVTWRFLQDTLAQGVTGGAAYMTVSPAATRIALEILPPSWSVGMVLMNQNCPSYLRTDEATVDHDLDVLAAEFGQRFIVTDRFAVAVSSPLRRRAVATAAKHGLRMQTHLNEQIGEKAFVERFLYPQHGTYTNVYAVDGLLSHAPILAHCVHMSPTEFDQIAAAGAFVAHCPTSNALLGSGIAPLDRIAERNIPYAICTDVGASPTTSLLAEMAQFLRVHEGRSTRATPSEALFRVTLGADAVMQRSPRPAAFAAGEPVSFIEVDTFAPVTVAMSADEVIRDTLLGYRAAVDHMMDAYSALELAGLSTGHAMSSIKVDVATAVARLEGRVARVTLGGVVAFDRDED
- the allB gene encoding allantoinase AllB, whose translation is MPFDLLIRGGQVVTPHGVQQADVAIENGQIVDISATITGPANEAIDATGLHVFPGVIDPHVHFNEPGRTDWEGVTTGSSALAAGGGTLYFDMPLNSSPPVLDGATFDAKVAASTGKAFTDFALWGGLTPNNIDKLDELADRGVVGFKAFMSNSGIAEFPAADDLTLYRGMQIAARRGLVVAVHAENDTITSGLAAEAIRRGNTGIADYLASRPVVAEVEAIRRACTLAGEAGCKLHIVHVSSSEGAWAAHANGGHDVTYETCPHYLLLTEDDLATLGAIAKCAPPLRRRKWDIEHLQLLLHTGEISFVASDHSPAPPSMKQGNDFFAIWGGIAGVQSTLPAMFSLDHQLPLNLVARYTATAAAERFGIAGKGVIALQCDADLTLVDLNETYELKREELLDRHKLSPYVGRTFRGRIRRTILRGQTVFLDGKIVGGPMGRLVRPIMT
- the uraH gene encoding hydroxyisourate hydrolase; protein product: MAAKLSTHVLDTATGAPAAGLRIQLFWVETQADVPMKSLVTNADGRTDGPLLDAERFSAGCYKLLFHVGDYFAERGHPDAKKFLDKVPVVFVVDDATRSYHVPLLVSPWAYSTYRGS